From Methanocalculus natronophilus, one genomic window encodes:
- a CDS encoding YbhB/YbcL family Raf kinase inhibitor-like protein, with translation MEKLTVNLGFSEFPPTHTGDGGNISPGIRLTNLKSPYLAVFAFNPYEPGCSFCTWIAWDIPGIHAIPAGFPQEQEINTPTHARQGTNDYGTIGYAGPKPPAGAVHRYFFKIYGLDARLDCAPGSEAHTVINAMKGHVLQFGQTEAFCQR, from the coding sequence ATGGAAAAGCTGACTGTAAACCTTGGATTCAGTGAGTTCCCGCCAACCCATACAGGCGATGGAGGCAATATCTCACCTGGTATCAGGCTTACCAACCTTAAATCACCATATCTTGCAGTCTTTGCATTTAATCCCTATGAACCCGGATGCTCATTCTGCACATGGATTGCCTGGGACATACCGGGGATACATGCCATACCGGCAGGGTTTCCACAAGAACAGGAGATCAATACACCCACCCATGCCAGGCAGGGCACAAATGATTACGGCACTATCGGGTATGCCGGGCCAAAACCCCCGGCTGGTGCAGTACACCGGTATTTCTTCAAGATCTATGGACTGGATGCCAGACTGGACTGCGCTCCGGGATCAGAAGCCCACACCGTCATCAATGCCATGAAAGGACATGTGCTCCAGTTCGGCCAGACAGAAGCCTTCTGCCAGCGATGA
- a CDS encoding YbhB/YbcL family Raf kinase inhibitor-like protein, whose amino-acid sequence MEKLTVTLTTREFPPDYTCDGRNRSPPLAIEGLNEHVRSLAVIMVDSSAERGGNLTHWIIWNIEPVRILPESLPKEPVITFPVRAVQGINDFGEIGYSGPCPEPGPHHRYSFKVYALDEEIPLSGGATKQELATFLSGRVIQFGDAEAIYSR is encoded by the coding sequence ATGGAAAAACTCACAGTAACCCTAACCACCCGGGAATTCCCCCCGGATTACACCTGTGATGGAAGAAACCGCTCACCACCTCTCGCTATCGAGGGGTTGAACGAGCATGTCAGGTCACTTGCAGTGATTATGGTAGACTCATCTGCAGAACGTGGCGGCAATCTCACACACTGGATCATCTGGAATATCGAACCGGTCAGGATACTCCCCGAGTCCCTCCCAAAAGAGCCGGTGATCACGTTTCCGGTCCGTGCCGTCCAGGGGATCAATGACTTTGGGGAGATCGGCTACTCAGGTCCCTGTCCGGAACCCGGTCCGCACCATCGCTACAGCTTCAAGGTATATGCCCTGGACGAGGAAATACCCCTCTCCGGAGGCGCAACAAAGCAGGAGCTGGCAACCTTCCTCTCGGGCAGGGTCATCCAGTTTGGGGATGCTGAAGCGATTTATTCCAGGTGA
- the tsaA gene encoding tRNA (N6-threonylcarbamoyladenosine(37)-N6)-methyltransferase TrmO, giving the protein MTEKLEVYTDGASRGNPGDAALAYVILRNGNVIAEYGEAIGRATNNQAEYRALIAALERALALGADTLDLYSDSELMIRQLTGRYNVRAKGLLSLFERANSLKNQFSRVNFHAVPRTSPYIRRADSLANAALDGEEHHLDCDMPQGAEVIPIGIVRSPYKTRNDAPRQGKIDPVMSTIEVFPEYEPGLAGISEYNRIVILSWFDQSRRDLLWVDKPGRGFSRGVFATRSPDRPNPIGLTTVDLVGQKGRILHVRGLDALDGTPVLDIKPLVSDTDWDTEGA; this is encoded by the coding sequence ATGACAGAAAAACTTGAGGTTTATACTGACGGAGCCTCCCGGGGAAACCCCGGGGATGCGGCTCTTGCCTATGTGATTCTGAGGAATGGCAACGTCATAGCAGAGTATGGCGAGGCTATCGGCAGGGCGACAAATAACCAGGCCGAATACAGGGCGCTTATTGCAGCTCTTGAAAGAGCCCTGGCTCTTGGGGCTGATACACTCGATCTCTATTCGGACAGCGAGCTCATGATCAGGCAGCTGACGGGCAGGTACAATGTCCGGGCAAAGGGACTGCTCTCCCTTTTTGAGAGGGCAAATAGCCTGAAAAACCAGTTCTCAAGGGTGAACTTCCACGCGGTTCCCCGCACGAGCCCGTATATCCGGCGCGCTGACAGCCTTGCCAATGCAGCACTGGATGGAGAAGAACATCATCTGGATTGTGATATGCCGCAGGGTGCGGAGGTGATACCAATTGGCATTGTCCGCTCCCCGTATAAGACGAGAAACGACGCTCCACGGCAGGGGAAAATCGATCCGGTCATGAGTACTATTGAGGTATTCCCGGAATACGAACCAGGCCTTGCCGGAATCTCGGAGTATAACCGGATTGTTATCCTCTCCTGGTTTGACCAGAGCAGGCGCGATCTCCTGTGGGTTGATAAACCCGGACGGGGTTTTTCGCGCGGCGTCTTTGCAACCCGCTCCCCCGACAGGCCCAATCCGATAGGCCTGACCACGGTTGATCTGGTCGGACAGAAAGGCCGGATTCTTCATGTCAGGGGACTTGATGCACTTGATGGCACCCCGGTTCTTGATATCAAGCCACTTGTTTCTGATACTGATTGGGATACAGAAGGGGCATGA